ttggcccctaataataggaacactaacgatttcaataggtgcctccgcaccttcggtgcttggcccctaataatctgccaatggggtgagaaaaataatcttaaaacaacattacttttcttaccccactggcagactaactctcttaattttgagttatttccccccaaaataagacaaatacCTCTGCTTGTCTGgtaaatgtttcttattttaaatttttaaaataaacacacacacgacagGAGCATTTAGAGCTAACAAACACTATAAATACTAGAAGCACATGAAACTGTCAAgtctgtgacacacacacatgcagcctcacacacacacacacacacacacacacacacaatcgcaTACCCACACTtgcatacacacatgcacatataGCCTCACACACTCGCACATACAAGCATgtagtctcacacacacacacacacacacacacgtacatacACGCATGCagcttcacacagacacacacacacacacacttgcacatagtgtgtgtgtgtgtgaggctgcatgcgcacacacacactcatatgcAGACTTGCATACACAGACACTCTCACATTCACGCATgcagcctcacacacacacacactctttcacatACACGCATGCAgtgtgtctcacacacacatgcacactctctcacatacaCGCATGcagcctcacacacactctcttgcATGCagcctcgcacacacacacactctttcacatgcacacatgcagcctcacaaacacacacactctctcgcatgcagcctcgcacacacacacactctttcacatgcacacatgcagcctcacaaacacacacactctcacacacacgcatgcagcctcacacacacacgcacactctctTACATACACGCATgcagcctcacacacacacactctcacatacatgcatgcagcctcacacacacacacacacactctctcacatacacgcatgcagcctcacacacacacacacacacacacacacacacacacacacacacacacactctctcacatacaCGCGTTAAATGCtcctgtcgtgtgtgtgtgtgtgtgtgtgttcagactgAAGTTGTGTTTGATGTTTGCTTCATTCAGGAAGTCTACTTTCTTGGAGCAGATCAAATAAAAGTGAGTTCATATATCGGACTGCTCGTACTGATTGACAAAAATGTAGCCATGTTCAGTAATCTTGAGAACTGAGGATGCAACACGTCGTGATATTGAATCCCGTTGACATGATAATCAGAATCAAACTGAACCGTGAGACCAGTGACGGTAATATCCATGAACATGATGTTCCCGTTcttttgtagtttacacagagTTAAAAAATGGATTTCAAAAGTTTTCCATTGTTGTAAGTGAACGGCCAAAATGCTCAAAAAGTTTtctgtttttagttgaaaacggTGTCATGTAAATGCCCCTTTAATTTTAGCGTTCAATCAGAGGTGTGGTGTGTCATTTTAAAGTCACCAACAAAACAATaggaggaagaagaaaaaaaaaactaaaataatacaTTCTACAGAGATAAATCGCAGACCGAAGcatattgagagagagagagagagagagagagagagagagagagagagagagagagagagagagagagagagagagagagagagagagagagagagagagagagagagaatgaaggAAATGTCTTCCTCTCCACCGCATCCTGTCAAGACACACCTGTGATTTCTCTGGCTCAAAATAACACACCACAGAATGTTTTTCTTACAGTAAGAGGATCATTTTTTGATATCCAGTGTCATAAATCTAAAGCAGTGTCAGGCAACAAAGCAAAACTCAGAACTAAGCATAAGATTAAGTCAAAGTAATCCAGAACTTTTCAGTTTAAAGAATCCCACTATAACAATATATGCATGCCCTGTCACACACACTGAACTGATGACTGAGGCGTTTTTATCCTGACGCACCACGGATTCTCATCCAACAACCAGCATAATATATGCAAGTCTTACAATGCAGAGTACATTCAACACCATATACattgcttttacatttagtcatTATGCAAATGTAGGAACATCACAAGCAATTGATCAGAATTGCACTAAACGCTCAATCTGGTTCAGAAGCACGAATGAGTGACTGGCATGCCCACATGAATAAGTGGGCGATTCATAGACAAACTGCTACCTGTCAATTAAACACAATGACTCAGTTATTACAACGACAGACGTTTAAATAGAGATCCAGAAGCAGAGTCTGAGTACTTTCTTTCTTAACACATTTATTGTTCACCGTTTGCAATAAAACAGTGATTGAAAGGGAAGCGAATACCACGCAGGACCAGGAACAGCACAGCACTGTACGACTCTTAGACAAAGACACGCGAATAAAAGCCAGAGAAAAAACACTGTTTTATATGCTAGCTGCGGGGTCTGCAAAGGCTGCTCCACACATTCTGATGATTTCTTACcactttcattaaaaaaaaagtaggcctgtgcgatattgaagaaaaatgcgatatgtgatatttgttaaataatgcgatatgcgatacgatattgcaattagtgtgtaaaatctatttcaataattatattaaaaaaattatttaaaaactgagaatgaaaccatttgtgtttcacattctttctgggtaaagaaagcatcgctacaacttctgaaagtgtgACCAGCAGTGGTTTAGCCAACATTTGTGTCACTGCTCACatttcggtgtgtgtgtcaaacaGCGCGAGACTACAAGTTATTGTTTTTCGCAaattattgcgtttaataattctttttaacatcaagcaagtcacataagtaacagtaatgtgcccagtctattctctgcccaATGTGTGAActaaaacgtacacttttcacaGTGCTGAAGCAGcctatttcgatatattgcacagccctaaaaAATAGGATTATTAACAACTGTAAATTGCGCAGTCACTTTGCCCTAAAGCTAACCCTGAAGAAAATGAATGTCTTTTCCCAAAACAGCATCTGTCCCATCTGTAGGTGTATTAGGACAGCAGCATACGCAGGATTTAACCCATGGCTGACCTCCATTGTCTGACCTTTTTCACTCCACAACACACTATTTCTATTGCTTTTATACTGAgctaatgatattttatatcccctaaccctATAACCCTAAAGCTAATTGTTCTCCTCCTATTCAATAAGACTATTttccagtttcacagacaaggctgaCGCTAGACACAgactaaatgcatgtttgagctgtcttaaaggtacaatatgtaagatttttgtgtacagccaaattaaattttgttgcagtattgttctgtttaacactgtgaagctgctttaaaacaatcgtcattgtaaaagctctatataaaaagttgattgattgattatttcatatgcaaaagatcagccaatcacagcagtgggcatttacactgacgtctcagagcagacacgccccttcaaaTCAGAGGCTAAAGCCGCGGTAGCAAAAATGTCTTTCATTTCTAAATTATCTTATTTTCgaacattataagtgcacccaggaaactttataaaacattgcagtcatgacccctttaaaacatttttttactgaCACATAGCAATTTCTACCTGATAAATATTTTGAAGCTTGGCATACTTAAAATTAAAAGTGAAAAATTACCTTCACTATAAAAATGTCCATGCCTTCTTAAGATTTTATAAATTTACATGACCATTACAGGTTGCACAGATTTCTACACATTTAGAAATCACATTTTCATTGTTTTAGCTTATTTTTAATActtgttttgtctttttttaaaggggtggttgcctgcaatttgacttttttaactttagttagtgtgtaatgttgctgcttgagcattaacagtctctgcaaagttacagcgctgaaagttcaatgcaaacggagatattgtcttttaaagttacggcagtttattgcctacaaaaatggccggtttggactacaaccaGCTTCTTCCTGGGTCGGTGACCTCATAAACCCTcactagtctccgcagatgtgacttctgcccaacatgtttaaaatattatgagaaaattattgGATCCCCTGCTACGAATTAATGCTTCACACTTTTGTGATATACTGTATGTTTTGCTATGTTTGTTACATTTTCCttattcaaataataataattaaaaaaaaaaagatgtgacttctgcccgtaatgggaaggggtgtggccttaacctgtgcttggcacttcagccaataaaaatacaggaaactacatttggccatctgaccaatctaagaccattgcgtttttcagagggatgggcttcatagaagcaggaagcaaacgagccgttcaaaggacagtggagacagcggtgtggaataaagggagaatagaagaaaaatatggtgtaaaaacaaaaaaacaaaagaagtattaagacatgttacactgcgccccataaacacaaccaaggctagaaaaaaaacacggaaccaccgtTTTAAGTCACTCTAAGGGCCTCACTGGAAGTTTGCTGATAAGCCAGACCCCTGTACAGTAATACTCAGCCATACCTGTATGAGCTTCCAGATTTGACTTCTTGTTTGATCTGGCGGTTGAGAGCATCCACAGCTGCCCTCCCTTGCCCCCCCTCTGGGGTGGTTTCATCGCCCATCTGCCCCTCCAACTTCACATCAGCTTTGTTCTCAGAAACCAGGGTCACTTTCTTGGCTTGCCTCTTTTTCCTTCCACTAGACAGCATCTCCTTCTCCTGCACCTTGTCAGCAATCTGACTCTTCTCCACCCCGCTGTCGATCATCTCTGCGTTGGTGTGTCTGGGTCTGTAATTGCCCGCTGCGGGTTTGGGGATCCAAGGATGGTCTCCCTTCTTTGGGATAGGCCAGGGTTTGTAGTCCTTCTGATACTGGGTCTCGTTGTTAAAAGTGACCTCAGGGCGGTGGTACTCGTTTTTGGGCTTGCAGCTGGCCTCCGGACGAACTTTCCAGTGTTTAAAGTCCTGACGCATCACAGATCCGGAGATGTTTTCATCATGGGATGGAGGAGCTTTGGTCCCCGCGTCATGGTCGTCGTGAAGAGGCTGCGTTTCTATGGCGACCTTTTGCACGGGCTGCTGCAGGTGAAGATGCTGCATCTCGGATACGTCCGGGTACTTTGTGAACACCAACGGCACCGCAATATCGGCCTTGTCCAGCTGGTTCCAGAACCGAGCCATACAGCAAGCTCTGGAGATGCAAGGCCATGCCATGATGGTTTGCAAA
The window above is part of the Pseudorasbora parva isolate DD20220531a chromosome 23, ASM2467924v1, whole genome shotgun sequence genome. Proteins encoded here:
- the map6a gene encoding microtubule-associated protein 6 homolog isoform X1 — encoded protein: MAWPCISRACCMARFWNQLDKADIAVPLVFTKYPDVSEMQHLHLQQPVQKVAIETQPLHDDHDAGTKAPPSHDENISGSVMRQDFKHWKVRPEASCKPKNEYHRPEVTFNNETQYQKDYKPWPIPKKGDHPWIPKPAAGNYRPRHTNAEMIDSGVEKSQIADKVQEKEMLSSGRKKRQAKKVTLVSENKADVKLEGQMGDETTPEGGQGRAAVDALNRQIKQEVKSGSSYRNEFKAYGDVKSVKVFRAQTQYKPPDERAGLETSYSSTYRGCQANQQPDDNKALDRRRIRTLYHEPYRESSKVEKSSLPRSKPKKSTSATPGKPLKKSKEKQAASARGSKKKSSENQPGDKEKSKEINNKLAEAKEVMLKQYHYIQLCQPIRDIGWVQTLKQHLWRCALPDPRESESGLGRVSDYYSAGTSGGEPLVERPEPRSRGIVRFAPDVKY
- the map6a gene encoding microtubule-associated protein 6 homolog isoform X3, which codes for MAWPCISRACCMARFWNQLDKADIAVPLVFTKYPDVSEMQHLHLQQPVQKVAIETQPLHDDHDAGTKAPPSHDENISGSVMRQDFKHWKVRPEASCKPKNEYHRPEVTFNNETQYQKDYKPWPIPKKGDHPWIPKPAAGNYRPRHTNAEMIDSGVEKSQIADKVQEKEMLSSGRKKRQAKKVTLVSENKADVKLEGQMGDETTPEGGQGRAAVDALNRQIKQEVKSGSSYRNEFKAYGDVKSVKVFRAQTQYKPPDERAGLETSYSSTYRGCQANQQPDDNKALDRRRIRTLYHEPYRESSKVEKSSLPRSKPKKSTSATPGKPLKKSKEKQAASARGSKKKSSENQPGDKEKKNLSLASDESAIIIPRVPLEENHWWNDQNHGVGE
- the map6a gene encoding microtubule-associated protein 6 homolog isoform X2, which translates into the protein MAWPCISRACCMARFWNQLDKADIAVPLVFTKYPDVSEMQHLHLQQPVQKVAIETQPLHDDHDAGTKAPPSHDENISGSVMRQDFKHWKVRPEASCKPKNEYHRPEVTFNNETQYQKDYKPWPIPKKGDHPWIPKPAAGNYRPRHTNAEMIDSGVEKSQIADKVQEKEMLSSGRKKRQAKKVTLVSENKADVKLEGQMGDETTPEGGQGRAAVDALNRQIKQEVKSGSSYRNEFKAYGDVKSVKVFRAQTQYKPPDERAGLETSYSSTYRGCQANQQPDDNKALDRRRIRTLYHEPYRESSKVEKSSLPRSKPKKSTSATPGKPLKKSKEKQAASARGSKKKSSENQPGDKEKSKEINNKLAEAKEESESGLGRVSDYYSAGTSGGEPLVERPEPRSRGIVRFAPDVKY
- the map6a gene encoding microtubule-associated protein 6 homolog isoform X6, producing the protein MAWPCISRACCMARFWNQLDKADIAVPLVFTKYPDVSEMQHLHLQQPVQKVAIETQPLHDDHDAGTKAPPSHDENISGSVMRQDFKHWKVRPEASCKPKNEYHRPEVTFNNETQYQKDYKPWPIPKKGDHPWIPKPAAGNYRPRHTNAEMIDSGVEKSQIADKVQEKEMLSSGRKKRQAKKVTLVSENKADVKLEGQMGDETTPEGGQGRAAVDALNRQIKQEVKSGSSYRNEFKAYGDVKSVKVFRAQTQYKPPDERAGLETSYSSTYRGCQANQQPDDNKALDRRRIRTLYHEPYRESSKVEKSSLPRSKPKKSTSATPGKPLKKSKEKQAASARGSKKKSSENQPGDKEKRLC
- the map6a gene encoding microtubule-associated protein 6 homolog isoform X4, producing the protein MAWPCISRACCMARFWNQLDKADIAVPLVFTKYPDVSEMQHLHLQQPVQKVAIETQPLHDDHDAGTKAPPSHDENISGSVMRQDFKHWKVRPEASCKPKNEYHRPEVTFNNETQYQKDYKPWPIPKKGDHPWIPKPAAGNYRPRHTNAEMIDSGVEKSQIADKVQEKEMLSSGRKKRQAKKVTLVSENKADVKLEGQMGDETTPEGGQGRAAVDALNRQIKQEVKSGSSYRNEFKAYGDVKSVKVFRAQTQYKPPDERAGLETSYSSTYRGCQANQQPDDNKALDRRRIRTLYHEPYRESSKVEKSSLPRSKPKKSTSATPGKPLKKSKEKQAASARGSKKKSSENQPGDKEKTSSLLFSSDDGLTGTRAGPPVTHMTSPP
- the map6a gene encoding microtubule-associated protein 6 homolog isoform X5; this encodes MAWPCISRACCMARFWNQLDKADIAVPLVFTKYPDVSEMQHLHLQQPVQKVAIETQPLHDDHDAGTKAPPSHDENISGSVMRQDFKHWKVRPEASCKPKNEYHRPEVTFNNETQYQKDYKPWPIPKKGDHPWIPKPAAGNYRPRHTNAEMIDSGVEKSQIADKVQEKEMLSSGRKKRQAKKVTLVSENKADVKLEGQMGDETTPEGGQGRAAVDALNRQIKQEVKSGSSYRNEFKAYGDVKSVKVFRAQTQYKPPDERAGLETSYSSTYRGCQANQQPDDNKALDRRRIRTLYHEPYRESSKVEKSSLPRSKPKKSTSATPGKPLKKSKEKQAASARGSKKKSSENQPGDKEKSKEINNKLAEAKDVISSLLL